In the Clostridia bacterium genome, AAGAGGAACGCTTCTGGCTCGCATACAGGAAATACTGGCACTGCGAGGGCTTGGGCGAACCGATAAAGTTCAGGGTCGCGGGCAGCCGCATCTTCCTTATGTACGACGGCGGCACTACCGACAAGCACAAGATCTCTTACAGCGTTGACGGCGGCGAAAAAACCCCTGTCGTGCAGACAACGCTCGACGCCGGCTCCGCCGCGCTTTACCGAGTTTTCGACGGCGCGGAAGGGGAGCATGAGATTCGCGTCTGGTGCGACGAAGGCGTCTTCGATATGAAGGGACTGCTCGTCAGCTGAAACGGCTCCGGAGCGTGAAAAACGGCCTTATAAAAGCATAATAAAAAAGCCAATCCCGATCGGGATTGGCTTTTTTGATCGGAGAGATCAGTTGCCGAAGAGCGAGTCGATGACAAGCTGCTGCTTCGGGCCGAAGGATTCGCGCATCTTATACCAGCTTTCGCCCTTGAGCGCGCCGTTGAGGATTTCCTCCCATTCGAGCAGCTCGTTGTAGGTGTACTGGTTCTTGTAGTAGCGCGGCGTGCGCATGCGCTCGAACTGTTCGTAGGTCCAGCCGTTGATCTCGCACTGCGCGAGCGTGGATGTCTTGTCGAGTTCGGGCGTCTGCTTGTAGAAGTTGAAGATCTCGATGAATGCTCTCGCCTCGTTGACGTTTCTCGCGCCGACGGGTATCGCGTGGCCGCCGATGACGTAGTCCTGTCTCGGACCGAGGCCGGTGGAGGTGTTGTCGGGGACCGGCACGAAGTCGATCTTGCCGTTTGCGGCCATCGAGCGGAACGGCTCGGACATGGTCAGCCAGTTGCCGAAGAGGTACATCGCCGCTTTGCCGGAGGCAAAGTAGGCGCTCGCCTTGCTCATATCGCAATAGAGCTTCTCGGTGGCGCCCATCTGCGCGATGTAGCTGACAGCGTCGGCGAGCTTGGGGTCATCGAGGTTGCTGACGTACTTGCCGTTGTCGAATTTCGCGAAGTTAGTATCAAACATCGCGAAGACTTCACGCAGCCAGGTGTGTCCGAAGGCGAAACCGTATATCGTGGTGTTGCCGCCTTCCTTGATAGTCAGCTTGCGGCAGATGCTGTCGAAGTTATCCTTCGTCCACTGGTTTTTCTTCCAGAGGGAGAGCGGGTCTTCAACGCCGTATTCCTCGAATATGGTCCTGTTGAACCAGATCATTGTGTTGGCGTTTACTTCGGGCGCGGCAAGGACCTTGCCGTCGACGGTGACGTAAGGCATGAACTGTTTCAGATCGCGCCAGTTGCGGTTGTTCCAATCGAACTTGTCGGTGATGTCGGACCAGACGTTCGAGAACATCAGAGTGATGAGGTCGCGGTCGCGAAGCTTGTAGACGTCGGGGGCGTTCTCCGCCAGGACCATCGCCTGGAGCTTCATTCCGCAGTCGCCGTAGTTATAGGTGAGGAACTTGATCTGAGGTCCGCCGTACTTCTCCATATAGGCGATCATATGGACGGAGTCGGGGGTCTCGGCGCTCCAGTGGCTCAAAAAGCTGACCGTCTTGTCGCGATAATTATAGGTCGGCGTGACGTAGGGCTCACCGGAGTCGTCGACGATGGTTTCGACAGAGCCGAGGTCGACGGAAGACGACCAGACTATGTGTCCGGCTTCGTCGGTATTGCCCTGCTTTTCTCCCTCGCCGCTGCCGGAAGAAGATGCGCCGCCGTTGCCCTGACTCTTACAGGCAGCCATGGCGAAGACCATTCCGAGCGCGAGAAGCAAGGCGATGATTTTCAACGCTTTGTTTTTCATAATATGCCCTCCTATCGGGAAATTGGATTTCTCCACATAAAATATAATAGCACCTGCGAAACGTAAAGTCAATAGAATAAACGTATGAAAAAACTGAAAAAGTCCGACGACGCGGAACCGTCGGACTTTTGTGTTTCGGCGGTTCCGGAGTGGACTACGGGCGGTATTTCTGCGTTATGCCGAGCGCGTTCGGGTTGTCGCTCGCAAAGCAGCCGGAGGAGGATTCGCCTTCGCGCAGGAGGCGCCCCATGACGACGAAGCGCGCGCCGTCGACTCCGCTGACGTAGGCGCAGGTGGAGAGCGTGATTATCGAATCGTCGGCGGCGACGTCGACGTTCGTCTTTATGCTTGAACGCGCGAGCGCTTCGTTTACGACGGCGGAAAAGCCGCTCGCGGAATACGACGGCCGTATGTAGTCGAACCGAATAGTCGTGTAAAACGCGGCGAATATCTTGAATCTGTATTCCTTATAGAGCGTGGAAAATTCTATTACCGGCGCGGAATTATAGAAGGACGCGTCGGCGTATTTAAGCAGCTGCGCAAAGAGGGTGTGATCCTTCAGATTGTGGCCGAAAATAACTGTGTTCTGCGACAGGTCGACGGCGTTGCAGCGGTAGTGCATAAACACCGTTCCGCCGGAGGCGTAGCCGCCGAAGAAGGAGCGGCGCAGGTAGAAGTTGTTGTCGTAAGACTGCACGACGGGGTAGTCGATGAAGGAAACGCCGCCGTTGTTGGTTATCGTGACCCATCCGACCGTGTCCGGATTGTAAGCATACAGCAGGCGCAGGTTGTCGAGTACGCCGTCCGGACCCTCGTAGGCAACAGCGGGCAGGTCGTCGTCGACGATCGGCTCAAGCTCGACCGAGCGCGGTGAACCGGCGTCTTCTACTGCGACGGAGGAGACGCTTTCCGGCGGAGCGGGAGATGCTTCGCCGCCGCTTTTGCACGCCGCGGCCGCCAGCGCCGTTCCGAGCGCGAGCAGCAGCGCGACGGTTTTTAACAGTCGCTGTTTCATTTGCCGCCTTCCTGCCAATGCCCGCGAAATCACGCTCCGGCGGGGACGTACTCCTGCCTGATGTCGAGCGCGTTCGGGTTATCGGTCGCCCAGCAGCCGCCGGCGGATTCGCCGTCGCGGACGAGTCTGCCCATAACGACGAAGCGCGCGTCCTCGATGCCGTCGATGTAGGCGCAGGTGGAGAGCGTTATTATCGTGTCGTCGACTCCGACGTCGACGTTGGTATTGATGACGGAGCGCGCCTTCGCTTCGGAGACGATGGCGAGGAACTCCTTCCTGTCGGAGAAGGATACCTGGATATAGTTGAAATCCGTCGTAGTGTAGAACGCGGCGAATATCTTGAATTTGTACTCATTATAGAGCGTTGAGTAGTCGATTATCGGCGCGGCGTTATAGAAGGATGCGCTGCCGTATTTCAGAAGCTGCGCGAACATACTGTTGTCCTTCATGTTGTGACCGTAGACGACGGTATTCTTCGAGAAGATGGAGGCGTTGCAGCGGTAGTCCATGAATATCGTGCCGCCGGTCGCGTAGTCGCCGAAGAAGGAACGGCGCAGGTAGTGGTCGTTATCCGACGACTGCACGACAGGGTAGTCGATGAACGCGGCGCCGTTGTTCTTCTTTATCGAGATCCAGCCGACGATGTCGGAATTCTGCATATACAGCACGTGGAAGTTCTCGAGGATATCTTCCGGACCCGTATAGATGAAGCCGGGGTCGTTGTTCTCGATATACTTCTGCGGGTCGTTATACATATCCTGCGCCTTTTCGGACGCCTGAATATTGCGGCGGCGCTCCATGAAGTCGTTGAGGATATACGCCGAACTGACAACCAGCACGACGAACGCCATGCAGAACGCGATGACGCGCAGGAGGTTCATCCAGTTGAAGCCGTTGCCGCGGCGAGGATCGAATTTGTAACGGCGCGGGAAGAAGCCCTTTTTGGCGTCCTTGCCGTTCTTCTGCTTGATGTAGAAGGGACCGACCTTGATATCGGGCGTTACCGAATCGCCATCGGCGAGCCAGCGCTCCGTGACGACGGGGAGACCGGTCAGCCGGCGGCGGAGCATATCGAATGCGTGCAGCGCGGCGATCTCGCGTATGCGGGAGCGGGTGTAGCGCGGGTCGGTCAGTGAGAGTTTGCGGACGAAGCAGTCGACGCCGTCGTAGAGGCAGACGTAAACGAGTCCCTTGTTAGGGTCGTCGTCGCCGGCGCAGCCGGTGACGGAGATCGCGTAGTCTGCCTTTGAGGTGAAGAGCGCGCCGGCCGCCATATCTGCGGCGGTCTGCGGACTGACGGCGCCGTACTTTTTCAGCGTCTTG is a window encoding:
- a CDS encoding extracellular solute-binding protein gives rise to the protein MKNKALKIIALLLALGMVFAMAACKSQGNGGASSSGSGEGEKQGNTDEAGHIVWSSSVDLGSVETIVDDSGEPYVTPTYNYRDKTVSFLSHWSAETPDSVHMIAYMEKYGGPQIKFLTYNYGDCGMKLQAMVLAENAPDVYKLRDRDLITLMFSNVWSDITDKFDWNNRNWRDLKQFMPYVTVDGKVLAAPEVNANTMIWFNRTIFEEYGVEDPLSLWKKNQWTKDNFDSICRKLTIKEGGNTTIYGFAFGHTWLREVFAMFDTNFAKFDNGKYVSNLDDPKLADAVSYIAQMGATEKLYCDMSKASAYFASGKAAMYLFGNWLTMSEPFRSMAANGKIDFVPVPDNTSTGLGPRQDYVIGGHAIPVGARNVNEARAFIEIFNFYKQTPELDKTSTLAQCEINGWTYEQFERMRTPRYYKNQYTYNELLEWEEILNGALKGESWYKMRESFGPKQQLVIDSLFGN
- a CDS encoding class B sortase, encoding MKQRLLKTVALLLALGTALAAAACKSGGEASPAPPESVSSVAVEDAGSPRSVELEPIVDDDLPAVAYEGPDGVLDNLRLLYAYNPDTVGWVTITNNGGVSFIDYPVVQSYDNNFYLRRSFFGGYASGGTVFMHYRCNAVDLSQNTVIFGHNLKDHTLFAQLLKYADASFYNSAPVIEFSTLYKEYRFKIFAAFYTTIRFDYIRPSYSASGFSAVVNEALARSSIKTNVDVAADDSIITLSTCAYVSGVDGARFVVMGRLLREGESSSGCFASDNPNALGITQKYRP
- a CDS encoding competence/damage-inducible protein A: MKCEIITVGTELLYGEIVNTNASYLAKRLKRLGVEVSRQTSISDDVTRLKNCLRAALERSDLVITTGGLGGTDDDVTREAVSDLLGLPMQRDPELLESIKEYFAAKGDEVPASAEKEADVIAGAKVLANGKGLAPGQYVSVGEKAILLLPGPPAELRDVFENGAERVVGGGGKHIVTETVNVFGIPESAMNDVIKTVDCGNAGIGTYARNGELTAEVTVTSDSKEEAKTSANEIADRIEDALGEYAYGRNAASLAEEVVRLLKDKKLRVTTAESCTGGLIAKRITDINGSSAVFEQGVTAYSNDIKRSALSVRGKTLKKYGAVSPQTAADMAAGALFTSKADYAISVTGCAGDDDPNKGLVYVCLYDGVDCFVRKLSLTDPRYTRSRIREIAALHAFDMLRRRLTGLPVVTERWLADGDSVTPDIKVGPFYIKQKNGKDAKKGFFPRRYKFDPRRGNGFNWMNLLRVIAFCMAFVVLVVSSAYILNDFMERRRNIQASEKAQDMYNDPQKYIENNDPGFIYTGPEDILENFHVLYMQNSDIVGWISIKKNNGAAFIDYPVVQSSDNDHYLRRSFFGDYATGGTIFMDYRCNASIFSKNTVVYGHNMKDNSMFAQLLKYGSASFYNAAPIIDYSTLYNEYKFKIFAAFYTTTDFNYIQVSFSDRKEFLAIVSEAKARSVINTNVDVGVDDTIITLSTCAYIDGIEDARFVVMGRLVRDGESAGGCWATDNPNALDIRQEYVPAGA